In the genome of Pieris rapae chromosome 6, ilPieRapa1.1, whole genome shotgun sequence, one region contains:
- the LOC110999844 gene encoding coronin-7 isoform X1: MAWRFKASKYKNAAPIVPKPEACVRDVCVGSYQTYGNNICASASFMAFNWEHVGSSMAVLPLDDCGRKSKTMPLLHAHSDTITDMDFSPFHDGILLTGSQDSLVKVWHIPPEGLKESISTPECSLSQKQRRVENVGFHPVADGLIHVASGHELSLWDLTKQKEVFVNRDHTEVIQSTSWKKDGKLVATSCKDKKVRILDPRVETPVLSVANSHQNIKDSRLVWLGDSDRVLTTGFDSARLRQIMIRDVRNLTQAQKTLELDCSTGVLMPLFDPDTNMLFLAGKGDTTILYMELTDKEPYLIEGLRHSGEQTKGACLVPKRALRVMEGEVNRVMQLTGSCVVPIMYQVPRKSYREYHADLYPDTGGAATFLSAPMWLDGLDYPVPTISLHPEANNCTQVHRGDLEELVRKILAMPIQKKSDKKIVTQTHADAKPAEPPIATPDKEDEKIDFVNVKDMIKGMEKQKTEPKEHSKENGFLKKMGNGHEEKEDLKRDSLDKTDSESSETLSRSESSMNGIQAPKPLPRSSISEAGSAADDAEAPKPKPRTTAAPVSGYKPRLGPKPFSASTGIEEFSFDRVFSVPAVPGVNKSDSSTSPSSAPTSNSPATATTVSREGDGEESLCPAGDAEVALKEEYTNGKYDASVEEDVNGSDAGPGPKTPTTADRRRLFETTDGVKSIADRRRAYEVRSLSSAPDAEAPLSPAPLRRRDSLKSRKSPEREEKRSSVPNVATKRTSTVFGKVSKFRHLKGTPGHKSTHVENIKNVSRQISGECDGFCANAVRCAVPVSAGAGGGRVAVVELPTGATPFAVAPPSHPAGLHPPALLHPAALQDFAFDPFRPERLLVACDDGAIREWIVPDGGLTASTSEPERTFAAHADKIYAIRFHPTASDLLATAAHDHSVKIWDLAADPPTAAITLAGHADQIFALAWSLYGECLATVCRDGFVRIYEPRASSEPLRRGRSAAGGRGARLVWALRDTHLVVTGFDKVSERQILLYKAADLSAPVCTVGLDVSPAILLTHIDHDSGTLFLTGRGDSTIYCYEVTSEPPFLCALSHHRSASLHQGICFLQKNALAVEKVEFARALRLTNGNVEPLSFTVPRIKSELFQDDLFPPTLVTWRSWQTGRRWLERRPASPEVASLQPPGMEPLSARAVPAAAPKGRPKPDLVEAHVPPDAKDKQASIMKSMSARVTVNLKLEQDALEGVDDSEWEQ; this comes from the exons gtAAAAGTCTGGCACATACCCCCAGAAGGCTTGAAAGAATCTATCTCAACACCTGAATGCTCATTATCTCAGAAGCAACGCAGAGTAGAGAATGTAGGTTTCCACCCTGTCGCTGATGGACTTATTCATGTTGCATCAGGTCATGAACTATCTCTGTGGGATTTGACCAAGCAGAAGGAAGTTTTtg tTAACCGAGATCATACAGAAGTAATTCAATCTACTTCGTGGAAGAAAGACGGCAAATTGGTCGCCACATCGTGCAAAGACAAGAAAGTGCGAATTCTGGATCCTCGCGTAGAGACTCCAGTTCTGAGCGTCGCAAATAGTCATCAGAACATTAAGGACAGCCGCCTCGTTTGGCTGGGCGACAGCGATCGAGTACTGACCACCG GTTTCGACTCCGCTCGTTTACGTCAAATAATGATTCGCGACGTACGAAATCTAACGCAAGCGCAGAAGACGCTGGAGCTGGATTGTTCGACGGGAGTCCTGATGCCGCTCTTCGACCCCGACACGAACATGCTGTTCCTGGCCGGCAAGGGCGACACGACCATTTTGTACATGGAGTTGACGGACAAGGAGCCGTACTTGATCGAAGGCTTGCGGCACTCGG GTGAACAGACGAAAGGCGCCTGTCTGGTGCCGAAGCGTGCGCTGCGCGTTATGGAGGGCGAGGTGAACCGAGTCATGCAGCTCACGGGCTCGTGCGTCGTGCCCATCATGTACCAAGTCCCCAGAAAG AGCTACCGGGAGTACCACGCCGACCTGTACCCTGACACCGGCGGCGCCGCCACCTTCCTCAGCGCGCCCATGTGGCTCGACGGGCTGGACTATCCCGTGCCCACCATATCCTTGCATCCGGAAGCCAACAACTGTACGCAG GTACACCGCGGTGATTTGGAAGAGTTAGTGAGAAAAATACTAGCGATGCCGATCCAAAAGaaaagtgataaaaaaatagtgacGCAAACACACGCAGACGCAAAACCGGCCGAGCCACCTATCGCGACGCCCGACAAAGAAGACGAAAAGATAGATTTCGTGAACGTCAAAGATATGATCAAAGGCATGGAGAAGCAGAAGACCGAGCCGAAAGAACACTCCAAGGAAAACGGATTCCTTAAGAAGATGGGTAACGGGCACGAGGAAAAAGAAGATTTGAAAAGAGATAGCTTAGATAAGACGGATTCGGAGTCGAGCGAAACTCTTTCACGTAGCGAGAGCTCGATGAATGGGATCCAAGCACCGAAACCTTTGCCGAGGTCTTCCATATCGGAGGCCGGGTCGGCCGCTGACGACGCTGAAGCGCCCAAACCGAAACCCAGGACTACGGCTGCGCCCGTGTCTGGCTATAAG CCCCGCCTCGGTCCGAAACCCTTTTCGGCCTCCACGGGAATCGAAGAGTTTTCTTTCGACAGAGTATTCTCCGTGCCCGCCGTTCCCGGCGTCAATAAGAGCGATTCCT CCACTTCGCCGTCGTCGGCGCCGACTTCGAACTCTCCGGCGACGGCGACTACCGTCTCCCGAGAGGGCGACGGAGAGGAGTCTCTCTGTCCCGCCGGGGACGCGGAAGTCGCGCTCAAAG AGGAATACACGAACGGAAAATACGACGCCAGCGTCGAAGAAGACGTCAATGGCTCGGACGCCGGACCCGGACCCAAGACGCCGACGACCGCCGATCGACGCCGCCTCTTCGAGACCACAGA CGGAGTGAAGTCGATCGCGGATCGGCGGCGAGCCTACGAAGTGCGCTCCCTGAGCTCCGCGCCCGATGCGGAGGCGCCTCTCTCGCCCGCCCCGCTCAG GCGAAGGGACTCCTTGAAGTCTCGCAAGAGTCCAGAAAGAGAGGAGAAACGTTCGTCCGTTCCGAACGTCGCCACCAAACGCACTTCGACAGTTTTCG GTAAAGTGTCCAAGTTCCGTCACCTGAAGGGCACGCCGGGGCACAAGTCGACCCACGTCGAAAACATCAAGAACGTCAGCCGACAGATCTCCGGCGAGTGCGACGGTTTCTGCG CGAACGCCGTCCGCTGCGCCGTCCCCGTGAGCGCCGGCGCCGGCGGCGGCCGGGTGGCGGTCGTGGAGTTGCCGACGGGCGCCACACCTTTCGCCGTGGCGCCGCCCTCGCACCCCGCCGGCCTCCACCCGCCCGCCCTGCTGCACCCGGCGGCCCTGCAGGACTTCGCCTTCGACCCCTTCCGGCCGGAACGCCTCCTGGTCGCCTGCGACGACGGAGCGATCCGCGAGTGGATCGTGCCCGACGGCGGCCTCACCGCCTCGACGAGCGAGCCCGAGCGGACGTTCGCCGCGCACGCGGACAAGATCTACGCGATCCGCTTCCACCCGACCGCCTCGGACCTGCTGGCCACCGCCGCGCACGACCACTCCGTGAAGATCTGGGACCTCGCCGCCGACCCGCCGACGGCGGCCATCACGCTCGCCGGCCACGCCGACCAGATCTTCGCGCTCGCCTGGTCGCTCTACGGCGAGTGCCTCGCGACCGTCTGCCGGGACGGCTTCGTCAGG ATTTACGAGCCGCGGGCGTCGAGCGAGCCGCTGCGCCGAGGCCGGAGCGCCGCGGGCGGCCGAGGGGCGCGGCTCGTGTGGGCGCTGCGGGACACGCACCTCGTGGTCACGGGCTTCGACAA GGTGTCGGAGCGCCAGATCCTGCTGTACAAGGCCGCCGACCTGTCGGCGCCCGTCTGCACGGTCGGCCTGGACGTCTCGCCGGCGATTCTGCTGACGCACATCGACCACGACTCCGGCACTCTGTTCCTGACGGGCCGG GGCGACTCGACCATTTACTGCTACGAGGTGACTTCGGAGCCGCCCTTCCTGTGCGCCCTGTCGCACCATCGCTCCGCGTCGCTGCACCAAGGAATCTGTTTCTTGCAAAAGAACGCGCTGGCCGTCGAAAAG GTGGAGTTCGCGAGAGCGCTTCGTCTGACGAACGGAAACGTCGAGCCGTTGTCCTTCACGGTGCCGAGGATCAAG AGCGAGCTGTTCCAAGACGACCTGTTTCCCCCGACGCTCGTGACGTGGCGGAGCTGGCAGACGGGGCGCCGGTGGCTCGAGAGGCGACCCGCGAGCCCCGAGGTCGCGAGCCTGCAGCCGCCGGGCATGGAGCCGCTGTCGGCCCGCGCGGTTCCCGCGGCCGCGCCCAAGGGGAGGCCGAAGCCGGACCTCGTCGAGGCGCACGTCCCCCCGGACGCCAAGGACAAGCAGGCCAGC ATAATGAAATCGATGAGCGCGAGAGTGACCGTCAACCTGAAGCTGGAGCAGGACGCCCTGGAGGGGGTCGACGACTCGGAGTGGGAGCAGTGA
- the LOC110999844 gene encoding coronin-7 isoform X2, whose translation MAWRFKASKYKNAAPIVPKPEACVRDVCVGSYQTYGNNICASASFMAFNWEHVGSSMAVLPLDDCGRKSKTMPLLHAHSDTITDMDFSPFHDGILLTGSQDSLVKVWHIPPEGLKESISTPECSLSQKQRRVENVGFHPVADGLIHVASGHELSLWDLTKQKEVFVNRDHTEVIQSTSWKKDGKLVATSCKDKKVRILDPRVETPVLSVANSHQNIKDSRLVWLGDSDRVLTTGFDSARLRQIMIRDVRNLTQAQKTLELDCSTGVLMPLFDPDTNMLFLAGKGDTTILYMELTDKEPYLIEGLRHSGEQTKGACLVPKRALRVMEGEVNRVMQLTGSCVVPIMYQVPRKSYREYHADLYPDTGGAATFLSAPMWLDGLDYPVPTISLHPEANNCTQPRLGPKPFSASTGIEEFSFDRVFSVPAVPGVNKSDSSTSPSSAPTSNSPATATTVSREGDGEESLCPAGDAEVALKEEYTNGKYDASVEEDVNGSDAGPGPKTPTTADRRRLFETTDGVKSIADRRRAYEVRSLSSAPDAEAPLSPAPLRRRDSLKSRKSPEREEKRSSVPNVATKRTSTVFGKVSKFRHLKGTPGHKSTHVENIKNVSRQISGECDGFCANAVRCAVPVSAGAGGGRVAVVELPTGATPFAVAPPSHPAGLHPPALLHPAALQDFAFDPFRPERLLVACDDGAIREWIVPDGGLTASTSEPERTFAAHADKIYAIRFHPTASDLLATAAHDHSVKIWDLAADPPTAAITLAGHADQIFALAWSLYGECLATVCRDGFVRIYEPRASSEPLRRGRSAAGGRGARLVWALRDTHLVVTGFDKVSERQILLYKAADLSAPVCTVGLDVSPAILLTHIDHDSGTLFLTGRGDSTIYCYEVTSEPPFLCALSHHRSASLHQGICFLQKNALAVEKVEFARALRLTNGNVEPLSFTVPRIKSELFQDDLFPPTLVTWRSWQTGRRWLERRPASPEVASLQPPGMEPLSARAVPAAAPKGRPKPDLVEAHVPPDAKDKQASIMKSMSARVTVNLKLEQDALEGVDDSEWEQ comes from the exons gtAAAAGTCTGGCACATACCCCCAGAAGGCTTGAAAGAATCTATCTCAACACCTGAATGCTCATTATCTCAGAAGCAACGCAGAGTAGAGAATGTAGGTTTCCACCCTGTCGCTGATGGACTTATTCATGTTGCATCAGGTCATGAACTATCTCTGTGGGATTTGACCAAGCAGAAGGAAGTTTTtg tTAACCGAGATCATACAGAAGTAATTCAATCTACTTCGTGGAAGAAAGACGGCAAATTGGTCGCCACATCGTGCAAAGACAAGAAAGTGCGAATTCTGGATCCTCGCGTAGAGACTCCAGTTCTGAGCGTCGCAAATAGTCATCAGAACATTAAGGACAGCCGCCTCGTTTGGCTGGGCGACAGCGATCGAGTACTGACCACCG GTTTCGACTCCGCTCGTTTACGTCAAATAATGATTCGCGACGTACGAAATCTAACGCAAGCGCAGAAGACGCTGGAGCTGGATTGTTCGACGGGAGTCCTGATGCCGCTCTTCGACCCCGACACGAACATGCTGTTCCTGGCCGGCAAGGGCGACACGACCATTTTGTACATGGAGTTGACGGACAAGGAGCCGTACTTGATCGAAGGCTTGCGGCACTCGG GTGAACAGACGAAAGGCGCCTGTCTGGTGCCGAAGCGTGCGCTGCGCGTTATGGAGGGCGAGGTGAACCGAGTCATGCAGCTCACGGGCTCGTGCGTCGTGCCCATCATGTACCAAGTCCCCAGAAAG AGCTACCGGGAGTACCACGCCGACCTGTACCCTGACACCGGCGGCGCCGCCACCTTCCTCAGCGCGCCCATGTGGCTCGACGGGCTGGACTATCCCGTGCCCACCATATCCTTGCATCCGGAAGCCAACAACTGTACGCAG CCCCGCCTCGGTCCGAAACCCTTTTCGGCCTCCACGGGAATCGAAGAGTTTTCTTTCGACAGAGTATTCTCCGTGCCCGCCGTTCCCGGCGTCAATAAGAGCGATTCCT CCACTTCGCCGTCGTCGGCGCCGACTTCGAACTCTCCGGCGACGGCGACTACCGTCTCCCGAGAGGGCGACGGAGAGGAGTCTCTCTGTCCCGCCGGGGACGCGGAAGTCGCGCTCAAAG AGGAATACACGAACGGAAAATACGACGCCAGCGTCGAAGAAGACGTCAATGGCTCGGACGCCGGACCCGGACCCAAGACGCCGACGACCGCCGATCGACGCCGCCTCTTCGAGACCACAGA CGGAGTGAAGTCGATCGCGGATCGGCGGCGAGCCTACGAAGTGCGCTCCCTGAGCTCCGCGCCCGATGCGGAGGCGCCTCTCTCGCCCGCCCCGCTCAG GCGAAGGGACTCCTTGAAGTCTCGCAAGAGTCCAGAAAGAGAGGAGAAACGTTCGTCCGTTCCGAACGTCGCCACCAAACGCACTTCGACAGTTTTCG GTAAAGTGTCCAAGTTCCGTCACCTGAAGGGCACGCCGGGGCACAAGTCGACCCACGTCGAAAACATCAAGAACGTCAGCCGACAGATCTCCGGCGAGTGCGACGGTTTCTGCG CGAACGCCGTCCGCTGCGCCGTCCCCGTGAGCGCCGGCGCCGGCGGCGGCCGGGTGGCGGTCGTGGAGTTGCCGACGGGCGCCACACCTTTCGCCGTGGCGCCGCCCTCGCACCCCGCCGGCCTCCACCCGCCCGCCCTGCTGCACCCGGCGGCCCTGCAGGACTTCGCCTTCGACCCCTTCCGGCCGGAACGCCTCCTGGTCGCCTGCGACGACGGAGCGATCCGCGAGTGGATCGTGCCCGACGGCGGCCTCACCGCCTCGACGAGCGAGCCCGAGCGGACGTTCGCCGCGCACGCGGACAAGATCTACGCGATCCGCTTCCACCCGACCGCCTCGGACCTGCTGGCCACCGCCGCGCACGACCACTCCGTGAAGATCTGGGACCTCGCCGCCGACCCGCCGACGGCGGCCATCACGCTCGCCGGCCACGCCGACCAGATCTTCGCGCTCGCCTGGTCGCTCTACGGCGAGTGCCTCGCGACCGTCTGCCGGGACGGCTTCGTCAGG ATTTACGAGCCGCGGGCGTCGAGCGAGCCGCTGCGCCGAGGCCGGAGCGCCGCGGGCGGCCGAGGGGCGCGGCTCGTGTGGGCGCTGCGGGACACGCACCTCGTGGTCACGGGCTTCGACAA GGTGTCGGAGCGCCAGATCCTGCTGTACAAGGCCGCCGACCTGTCGGCGCCCGTCTGCACGGTCGGCCTGGACGTCTCGCCGGCGATTCTGCTGACGCACATCGACCACGACTCCGGCACTCTGTTCCTGACGGGCCGG GGCGACTCGACCATTTACTGCTACGAGGTGACTTCGGAGCCGCCCTTCCTGTGCGCCCTGTCGCACCATCGCTCCGCGTCGCTGCACCAAGGAATCTGTTTCTTGCAAAAGAACGCGCTGGCCGTCGAAAAG GTGGAGTTCGCGAGAGCGCTTCGTCTGACGAACGGAAACGTCGAGCCGTTGTCCTTCACGGTGCCGAGGATCAAG AGCGAGCTGTTCCAAGACGACCTGTTTCCCCCGACGCTCGTGACGTGGCGGAGCTGGCAGACGGGGCGCCGGTGGCTCGAGAGGCGACCCGCGAGCCCCGAGGTCGCGAGCCTGCAGCCGCCGGGCATGGAGCCGCTGTCGGCCCGCGCGGTTCCCGCGGCCGCGCCCAAGGGGAGGCCGAAGCCGGACCTCGTCGAGGCGCACGTCCCCCCGGACGCCAAGGACAAGCAGGCCAGC ATAATGAAATCGATGAGCGCGAGAGTGACCGTCAACCTGAAGCTGGAGCAGGACGCCCTGGAGGGGGTCGACGACTCGGAGTGGGAGCAGTGA